The window CCTGGCCATGCGGACGCCGAGCGCCGGGCGCGGGAACGGGGGCCCGGCCACGCGGGCGGCGACCGGCGGGCGCGAAGGCGGTCGCGCGAACGGGGAAGAGACGGGCGCCGAGCCGCGCGGCGACGTCCGCGCGGACGAGGTGGAGCGCGACCTCACCTTCCTCGGCCTGGTCGGCATGATCGACCCGCCCCGCGCCGAGGTGCGCGACGCGATCGCGGACTGCCACCGCGCGGGGCTGCGCGCCGTGATGATCACCGGCGACCATGCGCGCACGGCGGAGGCGATCGCGCGGGAGCTCGATATGCTGCCGCCCGGCGGCCGCGTCCTGACGGGCGCCGAGCTCGACGCGATGGACGACGAGCAGCTGGCGGCGGCCGTGGGCGACACGTACGTCTTCGCGCGCGTGTCGCCCGCGCACAAGTTGCGCATCGTGCGGGCCTTCCAGGGGCGCGGCGAGGTCGTCGCGATGACGGGCGACGGCGTGAACGACGCGCCGGCCGTCAAGGAGGCCGACATCGGCGTGGCCATGGGCCGGAGCGGCACCGACGTGACCAAAGAGGCGTCCGACATGATCCTCACGGACGACAACTTCGCCACGATCGTGGCCGCCATCCGCGAGGGGCGCGCGATCTACGACAACATCCGCAAGTTCATCCGCTACCTGCTCTCCTGCAACACCGGCGAGATCCTCCTCATGGTCCTGGCGACGCTTCTCGGCACGCCGCTGCCGCTGCTGCCGATCCAGATGCTGCTCGTCAACCTCGTGACGGACGGCTTGCCCGCCCTGGCGCTGGGAGTCGACCCGCCCGACCGCGACGTCATGCGGCGCCCGCCGCGGGATCCGCGGGAGGGCGTCTTCGCGCGCGGGCTGGCGCGGCTCATCGCCGTGCGCGGCGTCATCATCGGCGGGGCGAGCCTGTACGTCTTCCTGCTGGCGCTGTCCGTCACCGGCAGCGTCGACCTGGCCCGGACCATGGCGATGGCGACGCTGTGCGTGTCGCAGCTGTTCCACTCTTTCGACGCGCGCTCGGAGTACAAGAGCCTTTGGCAGGTCGGCCTGTTCACGAACCCGGCGCTGATCGTGGCCGCGCTCGTCTCCTTCGCGACGCTGTGCGCGGTGATCTACCTGCCGGTCCTGCGGCCGGCCTTTCACAGCGTGCCGCTGGGGTGGGGCGAGTGGGTGATCGTGGTGGGCACGTCGCTCGTGGGGGCGCTCCTTGCCGGCTGCTACAACCTCGCGCGCGCGCTCTGGCACCGGAGGGCCGTCGTCCTGCGCCAGCGCGGCTGAGCCGCGCGATGGACAACGCCCGATGTACAATGGGACCATGCCGACGATTCGCCTGCCGTCCGGCAACGTCCATTACGTGACCGGCGCCGTCGACCCCGCGGCCGAGCGCGGAGGTCGGCCGGTGCTGCTCGCGCTCCACGGGGCGGGCGGCTCGCACCGCGCGTTCGGGCACCTCGCGTACGCCGTGGGGCAGGCGTGGCCGGTCGTCGTGCCCGACCTTCCCGGCCACGGCCGCTCCGACCCGCTTCCGGTCGAGGTGACGATCCCCGCGCTCGCCGGATGGGTGGAGTCGTTCTGGCGCGCCCTGTGCGCGGCGTGGGGGCGGCGGCCGCCGCTGGTCCTGCTGGGGCACTCGATGGGCGGCGCGATCGCCATCGAATACGGCCTCACCCGGCAAGGCGGCGAAGCGTCGCCGGCCGGGCTGGTGCTCGTCGCCACGGGCGGCCGCCTTCGCGTGCGGCCGGACTTCCTGGCGGCGCTGGCCGAGGGGCGGTACCCTCCCGAGCTCCTGGCGGCCGTCGCTGGCATGGCTTCCCCCGCGACCGGGGAGGCCGCGGGCGCGGCGCCCCTGCCGGATGCGCATCCGGAAGGCGCACCGCCGGAGGGCGCACCGCCGGAGGGCGCGCGGTCGGACGATGCGCGCGCCGCCGGCTTCGCTGCGCGCGTGGCCGCGCGGCCGGGCGGCGCCGGCGTGGATGCCCCGCCGGAGGTGGCCTACCAGGACCTCAGGGCGTGCGACGCCTTCGACCGGCTGGCGGACTTGCCGGAATTGCGCGTGCCCACGCTGGTCATCCAGGGCGACCGCGACCAGATGACGCCGCTCAAGTACGGACAGCGCTTGGCGGAGGCCATTCCCGGGGCGCGGTTGGTCGTCGTGCCGGATGCGGGCCACCTCGTGCACGCCCAGCGCCCGGGACCGGTGAACCGGGCGGTGCGGTCGTTCCTTGAGGAACTGGCGGCCGGCGCAGGGTAACGGAGAGAGGAGCCCGCATGGAACTCCCCTTCATCAAGATGGAAGGCGCTGGCAACGACTACGTGTACGTCGACGGCGTGGGCCGGCCCCTGCCCGACCTCGACTGGCCCCAA of the Clostridia bacterium genome contains:
- a CDS encoding cation-translocating P-type ATPase, which encodes SPAHLSERYPRLAEVPFESERRRMSVVVRGEEGPVVFVKGAPDDVLDLCTHVRVGDRVLPMDARLRHELRAVQEEMAGQAMRVLGLAMRTPSAGRGNGGPATRAATGGREGGRANGEETGAEPRGDVRADEVERDLTFLGLVGMIDPPRAEVRDAIADCHRAGLRAVMITGDHARTAEAIARELDMLPPGGRVLTGAELDAMDDEQLAAAVGDTYVFARVSPAHKLRIVRAFQGRGEVVAMTGDGVNDAPAVKEADIGVAMGRSGTDVTKEASDMILTDDNFATIVAAIREGRAIYDNIRKFIRYLLSCNTGEILLMVLATLLGTPLPLLPIQMLLVNLVTDGLPALALGVDPPDRDVMRRPPRDPREGVFARGLARLIAVRGVIIGGASLYVFLLALSVTGSVDLARTMAMATLCVSQLFHSFDARSEYKSLWQVGLFTNPALIVAALVSFATLCAVIYLPVLRPAFHSVPLGWGEWVIVVGTSLVGALLAGCYNLARALWHRRAVVLRQRG
- a CDS encoding alpha/beta hydrolase, producing the protein MPTIRLPSGNVHYVTGAVDPAAERGGRPVLLALHGAGGSHRAFGHLAYAVGQAWPVVVPDLPGHGRSDPLPVEVTIPALAGWVESFWRALCAAWGRRPPLVLLGHSMGGAIAIEYGLTRQGGEASPAGLVLVATGGRLRVRPDFLAALAEGRYPPELLAAVAGMASPATGEAAGAAPLPDAHPEGAPPEGAPPEGARSDDARAAGFAARVAARPGGAGVDAPPEVAYQDLRACDAFDRLADLPELRVPTLVIQGDRDQMTPLKYGQRLAEAIPGARLVVVPDAGHLVHAQRPGPVNRAVRSFLEELAAGAG